One genomic window of Vicinamibacteria bacterium includes the following:
- a CDS encoding amidohydrolase family protein, with amino-acid sequence MQGLLLAAFVFTGQPSPPESYDVLIEGARVLDGTGNPWYRADIAIKSGRIAAIGHLDTARADVVIDASSLYVAPGFIDVHSHAGEGLLRPELKDAKPILAQGVTTLFVNPDGGGPWPLSQQRLDYESQGIGVNVALLVGHGTLRREVMGMEDRPPSEDELERMKNMVHEGMGAGAFGLSSGLYYAPGSYAETEELVALAKEARPGGVYSSHIRDEGDYTVGLLAAVEEV; translated from the coding sequence ATGCAGGGCCTCCTACTGGCGGCGTTCGTCTTCACCGGACAACCCTCACCACCAGAAAGCTACGATGTGCTCATCGAGGGCGCCCGCGTGCTCGACGGAACCGGGAATCCGTGGTACCGGGCAGACATAGCGATAAAAAGCGGCAGGATCGCCGCCATCGGGCATCTCGATACGGCGCGAGCGGACGTGGTGATCGATGCTTCTTCGCTCTACGTCGCCCCGGGCTTCATCGACGTGCACTCGCATGCCGGGGAGGGGTTGTTGAGGCCGGAGCTCAAGGACGCGAAGCCGATTCTCGCTCAGGGTGTGACGACTCTCTTCGTGAATCCCGATGGCGGGGGGCCTTGGCCTCTCTCCCAGCAGCGCCTCGACTACGAGTCCCAGGGCATCGGAGTGAACGTGGCCCTCCTCGTCGGCCACGGCACTCTGCGGCGGGAGGTCATGGGAATGGAGGATCGCCCACCGTCGGAGGACGAGCTCGAGAGAATGAAGAACATGGTTCATGAAGGTATGGGCGCGGGAGCGTTCGGACTTTCCAGCGGCCTGTACTACGCGCCGGGAAGCTACGCCGAGACGGAGGAGCTGGTGGCGCTTGCGAAAGAAGCTCGTCCTGGGGGTGTCTATTCGAGCCACATTCGAGACGAGGGCGATTATACCGTGGGGCTTCTCGCCGCAGTAGAAGAGGT
- the pyk gene encoding pyruvate kinase, with translation MRKTKIVATLGPASSTPEMVGKLIEAGMDVARFNFSHGSPDEHRRNVAAVREFAEASDRAVACLQDLSGPKIRTGKIAQSGGVDLIEGERFVLTTDDVLGDAQRVSTTYQQLPMDVKAGDRIVIDDGLISLAVREVEGSNVITEVVSGGTLKSNKGINLPGVQLSIPPITEKDRRDILLGLELDFDFIAMSFVRRKDDIEELRAFLREQGREDVHVIAKIERPEAVEDLDAILAVADGVMVARGDLGVELSPEKVPTVQKEIIYEANQRGRPVITATQMLESMVTHPVPTRAEASDVANAILDGTDALMLSAETASGRYPVESVETMARIAEHTERHIGDSPAQLRKADYHLIDGSLVARAVALAARRAADELNAKYIVAFTESGATVRLVSHSRPRCHILGFTPSNRVYRRLSMRWGVTPMHGEHFETTDTMLEVAMKFLRRKGLVDDGDIVVTVCGHTTLPGATNMMKVLKF, from the coding sequence ATGAGAAAGACGAAGATCGTGGCGACGCTCGGACCGGCGAGCTCGACACCGGAAATGGTGGGAAAACTCATCGAAGCCGGGATGGATGTCGCCCGGTTCAACTTTTCCCATGGCTCTCCCGACGAACATCGCCGAAACGTGGCGGCCGTGCGTGAGTTCGCCGAGGCGAGCGACCGCGCCGTCGCCTGCCTTCAAGACCTGTCCGGTCCCAAGATCCGGACGGGGAAGATCGCGCAGTCGGGCGGAGTCGACCTCATCGAGGGAGAAAGATTCGTCCTGACGACGGACGACGTCCTCGGCGACGCCCAGCGAGTGTCCACCACCTACCAGCAGCTCCCCATGGATGTCAAAGCGGGCGATCGAATCGTCATCGATGATGGACTCATCTCGCTCGCCGTAAGGGAAGTCGAGGGCTCGAACGTAATCACCGAAGTCGTGAGCGGCGGGACCCTGAAGTCCAACAAAGGCATCAACCTTCCCGGAGTGCAGCTTTCCATTCCTCCCATTACCGAGAAAGACCGGAGGGACATACTGCTCGGTCTCGAGCTCGACTTCGATTTCATCGCGATGTCGTTCGTCAGACGCAAAGACGATATCGAAGAATTGCGGGCCTTCCTCAGAGAGCAGGGGCGCGAGGACGTGCACGTCATCGCGAAGATCGAGAGGCCGGAGGCCGTGGAGGATCTCGATGCCATCCTCGCCGTCGCCGACGGCGTGATGGTAGCCCGTGGCGATCTTGGCGTCGAGCTCTCGCCAGAAAAGGTTCCCACGGTACAGAAAGAGATTATCTACGAGGCCAACCAGCGCGGCCGTCCTGTCATCACCGCCACCCAGATGCTGGAATCGATGGTTACTCATCCCGTCCCGACACGGGCCGAGGCATCTGACGTGGCCAATGCGATTCTCGACGGCACCGACGCGCTCATGCTGTCCGCGGAAACCGCGAGCGGTAGGTACCCCGTCGAGTCGGTGGAGACCATGGCGCGAATCGCCGAGCATACCGAGCGTCATATCGGCGACAGCCCCGCGCAGCTGAGGAAGGCCGACTATCACCTGATTGACGGTTCGCTCGTAGCTCGCGCCGTGGCGCTCGCGGCACGCCGCGCAGCCGACGAGCTGAACGCAAAATACATCGTCGCCTTCACCGAATCCGGGGCAACGGTGCGGCTGGTGAGCCACTCGCGACCCCGGTGCCACATCCTGGGTTTCACGCCCTCGAACCGGGTGTACCGCCGTCTGTCGATGCGCTGGGGCGTCACCCCGATGCACGGCGAGCACTTCGAAACGACGGACACGATGCTGGAGGTCGCGATGAAGTTTCTCCGGAGGAAGGGTCTGGTCGACGACGGCGACATCGTCGTAACGGTCTGCGGGCACACGACTCTCCCCGGCGCAACGAACATGATGAAAGTCCTCAAGTTCTAG
- a CDS encoding glycosyltransferase family 2 protein: MRVVVIIPALNEERSLPKVLDDIPKQLVDEVVVVDNGSHDETAAAARRAGASVVREPVPGYGRACLAGIRHLRRRPADVVVFVDADFSDRPSEMPTLLSPILSNQADFVVGSRVLGVRERGALAPHARWGNWVATWMIRLLYGYRFSDLGPFRAIRYETLLALDMQDQDYGWTAEMQAKAARAGVRATEVPVSYHRRIGRSKITGTVKGTVLAGYKIITTILRLRFPGAVAVAASKASLRSS, from the coding sequence ATGCGCGTCGTCGTCATCATCCCCGCACTCAACGAGGAAAGGTCGCTTCCGAAGGTGTTGGATGACATTCCCAAGCAATTGGTCGACGAGGTCGTCGTCGTCGACAACGGAAGCCACGACGAGACGGCCGCTGCCGCTCGGCGCGCCGGGGCTTCTGTCGTTCGCGAGCCGGTGCCCGGCTACGGCCGTGCTTGTCTCGCCGGGATCCGCCACTTGAGAAGGAGACCGGCGGACGTGGTGGTGTTCGTCGACGCGGATTTCAGCGACCGCCCTTCTGAGATGCCGACGTTGCTTTCGCCCATTCTCTCGAACCAGGCCGATTTCGTCGTGGGCTCGCGCGTGTTGGGCGTACGTGAGCGCGGAGCGCTGGCGCCTCACGCTCGCTGGGGCAACTGGGTTGCCACTTGGATGATCCGCCTTCTCTATGGCTATCGCTTCAGCGATCTGGGCCCATTCCGCGCAATCCGTTACGAAACGCTCCTCGCGCTCGATATGCAGGACCAGGACTATGGCTGGACCGCCGAAATGCAGGCCAAGGCCGCGCGGGCGGGCGTGCGCGCCACGGAGGTGCCGGTGAGCTATCATCGACGCATCGGACGGTCGAAGATCACCGGAACGGTCAAGGGCACCGTTCTTGCGGGCTACAAGATCATCACTACGATTCTCCGGCTCCGATTCCCTGGCGCCGTGGCAGTCGCCGCATCGAAAGCATCTCTTCGTTCTTCATGA